The following are encoded in a window of Cyprinus carpio isolate SPL01 chromosome B18, ASM1834038v1, whole genome shotgun sequence genomic DNA:
- the LOC109078534 gene encoding extracellular calcium-sensing receptor-like, translated as MGEWVRKGEMWITVNICLYLSFKCISAASIHRSGTCQLQGRFKLNGMYQDGDVILGGLFEVHFFTVFPELSFRTEPEPPYCEKFDMESFQQAQTMVFAIDEINKNPNLLPNVTLGYQLYDNCVMLGMAFRAAISLVSGTEERFSSLNCTGPSPVIGIVGDPGSTPSIAISSVLGLFRVPIVSHYATCSCLSNRKKYPSFFRTIPSDAFQVRSMVQILRHFGWTWVGLLYSDDDYGIYASVSFKQEMQQFGGCVAFSEILPHDNNPKDIRRIIGVIQASTARVVVVFSTSSYLMTLMDEVVLQNLTGRQWIASEAWATSPVFHTSRFLPFLGGTLGIAIRRGEIQGLQDFLLRLCPSNDPRNNMLKIFWENMFRCSFKTGGMAIDGGQMKKVCTGQEDLIITNTPYTDVSGLRAAYNVYKAVYALAHALHDLMQCEEGSGPFSGNKCANITNLKPWQLVHYLQKVNFTTGFGDNVSFDKNGDAMAIYDVLNWQPNSHGSIRVYTVGVVNEGAGNGKPPRSVCSESCPPGTRQAMRKGLPVCCFDCLPCRDGEISNTTDAIECTACPDEFWSNPDKDQCVPKEVEFLSYQDPLGISLTTVSLFGTCICSLVMVIFAHHRNTPIVRANNSELSFLLLLSLKLCFLCVLLFIGRPQLWTCQLRHALFGISFVLCVSSVLVKTMVVIAVFKSSRPEGKGAMKWFGVAQQRCTVLVLTALQVVICAVWLSTASPTPQKNNQYTRSKIVYECAIGSVAGFSMLLGYIGLLAAVSFLLAFLARNLPDNFNEAKFITFSMLIFCAVWISFVPAYVSSPGKYAVAVEIFAILASSFGLLLAIFAPKCYIILLHPERNTKKAIMGRETQNK; from the exons ATGGGTGAGTGGGTCAGAAAGGGAGAGATGTGGATCACTGTAAACATCTGCCTGTATCTGTCTTTTAAATGCATCTCTGCAGCTTCAATCCACAGATCTGGTACTTGTCAGCTCCAGGGACGCTTCAAGTTAAATGGAATGTACCAGGATGGAGATGTTATACTTGGAGGCCTGTTTGAGGTTCATTTTTTCACTGTGTTCCCAGAGCTGAGCTTCAGAACTGAGCCAGAACCACCATACTGTGAAAA atttgaTATGGAAAGCTTCCAGCAGGCACAGACCATGGTTTTTGCTATAGATGAGATCAATAAGAATCCAAATCTGCTGCCTAATGTCACTCTTGGTTACCAACTTTATGACAACTGTGTGATGCTAGGAATGGCATTCCGTGCTGCCATATCCCTAGTTAGTGGAACGGAAGAGAGATTTTCCAGCCTCAACTGCACTGGCCCCTCTCCAGTGATTGGGATTGTGGGTGATCCAGGTTCAACTCCATCCATTGCAATTTCCAGTGTGCTGGGGCTGTTTCGAGTACCTATA GTTAGTCACTATGCCACCTGCTCCTGTTTGAGTAACAGGAAAAAGTACCCCTCTTTCTTTAGAACAATCCCCAGTGATGCCTTCCAGGTGCGATCTATGGTTCAGATCTTAAGGCATTTTGGATGGACATGGGTTGGACTCCTCTACAGTGATGACGACTACGGCATCTATGCTTCTGTGTCCTTTAAGCAGGAAATGCAGCAGTTTGGAGGTTGTGTTGCTTTTTCTGAAATCCTACCTCATGATAACAACCCCAAAGACATTAGGCGTATAATAGGAGTGATTCAGGCCTCTACAGCTAGAGTGGTGGTTGTTTTTTCTACTTCATCCTATCTGATGACTTTGATGGATGAGGTGGTATTGCAAAACCTGACAGGCAGACAGTGGATTGCAAGTGAAGCATGGGCTACCTCACCTGTGTTTCACACTTCACGTTTCCTGCCATTTTTGGGGGGCACACTGGGCATTGCCATCAGACGTGGAGAGATCCAAGGACTTCAAGATTTTTTGCTACGTCTTTGTCCCAGCAATGATCCAAGAAATAATATGTTGAAGATCTTCTGGGAAAACATGTTCAGATGCAGTTTTAAAACTGGGGGTATGGCGATAGATGGAGGGCAAATGAAAAAGGTGTGTAcaggacaggaggatctgattaTCACAAACACACCATACACTGATGTTTCAGGGCTGAGAGCAGCTTATAATGTCTACAAGGCAGTTTATGCCCTGGCACATGCACTTCATGACCTAATGCAGTGTGAGGAGGGTAGTGGACCATTTAGTGGGAACAAATGTGCCAACATAACCAACCTAAAACCGTGGCAG CTGGTTCACTACCTACAGAAAGTGAACTTCACCACAGGCTTTGGGGATAATGTGTCATTTGATAAGAATGGAGATGCAATGGCTATTTATGATGTATTGAACTGGCAGCCAAACTCTCACGGATCAATACGGGTCTACACTGTTGGTGTAGTAAATGAAGGGGCAGGGAATGGGAAG CCCCCACGGTCTGTGTGCAGTGAGAGCTGCCCCCCAGGCACCAGACAAGCCATGAGGAAGGGACTTCCTGTCTGTTGTTTTGACTGCCTGCCATGCAGAGATGGAGAGATTTCTAATACAACAG atgCAATTGAGTGTACTGCATGTCCAGATGAGTTCTGGTCCAATCCAGATAAGGATCAGTGTGTCCCCAAAGAAGTAGAGTTTCTTTCCTATCAGGATCCTCTAGGCATCTCTCTGACTACTGTATCTCTGTTTGGCACCTGCATCTGCAGTCTTGTAATGGTCATCTTTGCTCATCACCGTAACACTCCTATAGTACGAGCCAACAATTCAGAGCTTAGCTTTCTGCTGCTGTTGTCACTTAAACTGTGTTTCCTGTGTGTGCTGCTGTTCATTGGCCGGCCACAGTTGTGGACATGTCAGTTAAGACATGCTCTGTTTGGTATAAGCTTTGTCCTGTGCGTCTCCAGCGTCCTTGTTAAGACAATGGTGGTAATAGCTGTATTCAAGTCATCTCGGCCAGAAGGCAAAGGTGCGATGAAATGGTTTGGAGTAGCTCAACAAAGATGCACAGTTCTGGTCCTAACAGCCCTCCAGGTTGTGATATGTGCAGTCTGGCTATCAACTGCCTCTCCAACACCACAGAAAAACAACCAGTATACTCGCTCTAAAATAGTATATGAATGTGCCATTGGCTCAGTGGCTGGTTTTTCTATGTTGCTGGGATATATTGGACTGTTGGCAGCAGTAAGCTTCCTGTTAGCCTTCCTGGCAAGAAATCTACCAGATAATTTTAATGAAGCAAAGTTTATCACTTTTAGCATGTTGATCTTCTGTGCTGTGTGGATTTCATTTGTTCCAGCATATGTAAGCTCACCAGGGAAATATGCAGTGGCTGTGGAGATATTTGCTATCCTAGCTTCCAGTTTTGGATTACTGTTGGCCATATTTGCCCCTAAGTGCTACATCATCCTTTTACATCCAGAGAGGAACACTAAAAAAGCCATCATGGGaagagaaacacaaaataaataa